One part of the Luteibacter yeojuensis genome encodes these proteins:
- a CDS encoding GFA family protein, whose product MSAITGGCRCGQVRYALSMEALPPSYACHCLDCQTWTGVAFSQSCVLPGDTLRVTGEVAIYELEGTQGRVSRQRICPTCHTRVYNTNSGHGFAVLRAGTLDRSNELDCVAHMWTRRKQAWITIPPGVRTWPEAPAMGELAGALGLG is encoded by the coding sequence TTGAGTGCGATTACCGGTGGCTGCCGCTGCGGGCAGGTGAGATATGCGCTTTCCATGGAGGCGCTGCCGCCCAGCTACGCCTGCCATTGCCTCGACTGCCAGACCTGGACGGGCGTCGCCTTCAGCCAGAGCTGCGTGCTGCCCGGCGATACGCTGAGGGTCACGGGGGAGGTTGCGATCTACGAACTCGAAGGCACTCAAGGCCGGGTGTCGCGCCAGCGCATCTGCCCCACGTGCCATACCCGGGTCTACAACACGAATTCGGGACACGGTTTCGCGGTGCTGCGCGCCGGCACCCTGGACCGCAGCAACGAACTCGACTGCGTCGCCCACATGTGGACACGCCGCAAGCAGGCCTGGATAACGATTCCGCCCGGCGTGCGCACGTGGCCCGAGGCACCCGCGATGGGCGAACTCGCCGGCGCACTCGGGCTCGGATAG
- the lspA gene encoding signal peptidase II yields the protein MTVRPKPNALSWLWLAAAMIVLDQLTKWWALTALQPAETPHPVIPGILNWTLTFNTGAAFSFLADSAGWQRWFFVLLAVAVSATLGVWLSRTPRGDWRTAAPLALILGGALGNVIDRLHAAKVTDFIQVFLGSYPFPVFNVADSAISVGAVALIVFSMFGGSQKPVSP from the coding sequence ATGACCGTACGCCCGAAACCCAACGCCCTGTCCTGGCTGTGGCTCGCCGCCGCCATGATCGTGCTCGACCAGCTGACGAAGTGGTGGGCGCTCACGGCCCTGCAGCCGGCGGAGACGCCGCACCCGGTGATCCCCGGCATCCTGAACTGGACGCTCACCTTCAACACGGGCGCCGCGTTCAGCTTCCTGGCGGACAGCGCCGGCTGGCAGCGCTGGTTCTTCGTGCTGCTGGCCGTGGCAGTGAGCGCCACGCTGGGCGTGTGGCTCTCCCGCACGCCACGCGGCGACTGGCGCACCGCGGCACCGCTGGCGCTGATCCTCGGGGGCGCGCTGGGCAACGTCATCGACCGGCTGCATGCGGCCAAGGTCACCGATTTCATCCAGGTCTTCCTGGGCAGCTATCCCTTTCCGGTGTTCAATGTCGCCGATTCGGCCATCAGCGTCGGCGCCGTGGCCCTGATCGTGTTCAGCATGTTCGGCGGATCGCAGAAGCCCGTCTCACCCTGA
- a CDS encoding GNAT family N-acetyltransferase — protein MDDLDFTAIATPRLRLDRLAADDAPVLYAYRGDDAVARFQGWKPGELAEVEAFIAKQSGQAFAAPDSWFQLAIRERASGELVGDLGIHFPARHVDAIEFGVTLMPARQGRGYAREALGAVLDLAFGAWGYRRAVGSVDPRNVASMALLRSLGFRQEAHHVESCLVRGEWTDDVVFALLAREWPFK, from the coding sequence ATGGACGACCTCGACTTCACTGCCATCGCCACGCCCCGCCTGCGCCTCGACCGGCTCGCGGCCGACGACGCCCCCGTGTTGTACGCCTACCGGGGCGATGACGCCGTGGCGCGATTCCAGGGCTGGAAACCCGGCGAACTGGCGGAGGTGGAGGCGTTCATCGCCAAGCAGTCCGGCCAGGCGTTCGCGGCACCCGACAGCTGGTTCCAGCTGGCCATCCGCGAACGGGCATCGGGCGAGCTTGTCGGGGATCTCGGCATCCACTTTCCGGCCCGCCATGTCGATGCCATCGAATTCGGCGTCACGCTGATGCCGGCGCGGCAGGGAAGGGGATATGCGCGCGAAGCGCTGGGTGCGGTCCTCGATCTCGCCTTCGGCGCATGGGGCTACCGCCGCGCGGTGGGTTCCGTCGATCCGCGCAACGTCGCCAGCATGGCGCTGCTGCGTTCGCTGGGTTTCCGCCAGGAGGCGCACCACGTGGAGAGCTGCCTCGTGCGCGGCGAGTGGACGGACGATGTCGTGTTCGCGTTACTGGCCCGGGAGTGGCCGTTCAAATGA
- a CDS encoding pilus assembly protein, which produces MSATSKFQGFGAFVATLALCALAAPMGIAYATTTDLATTPPDVAVSVAPNIAVTFDDSGSMGATHLPDGLDSLLPTNNRGNPSGDVTTKYYFSANSNSQYYNPNIVYQPPLKSDGVTRFPDSSYTSAPRDGICYEIKGSASACIGGTGSGFLVDLSKDFRTAFANQTGSGRNASQTGLWNISTTIGDAGGFYYSCPTVNSSTNCTLVKIPSTQQKNFANWYSYYRTRNLSSRSAIANVFSTLKSNIRVVWQTINTGTKLVKGTTRFDPFAGDARTSFFNWLYAVANSGGTESRSRIDAAGQMFTYGKGVNDSTNPYWEVDPSDSNKGAELSCRLNYSLLVTDGYWNQSASGLTPSNDYSRGAISLPDGVTYPGNGGSVASKIFWNVPVSGLTSMADLALYYWATNLRPDFKKADGTAKLDVPPSITDYTDQNGKPVAWDGISTMPASIYFNPANDVATWPHVVQYMIALGISGQLNYPGDYAQLRAGTKQWPAASTKTNTEPTNLDDTWRAAINSRGQYFSARDPATLSTALQTLLTRILGRNSSGAPGALSSSVLTGDGVVYETGYNSANYSGSLKAKTVDVDGNVSTNALWSAGDLLTARAKAGDNRVIFTSTAVGAGNGAAFTSTGAGTALKAVDSTIDGNMIAYLRGDTTNEGTLFRVRASTLGAIINSQVAYVGAPSGGYKDAYPTGAPEMETGNDGALKYSYEKFVNDHLKRAPTIYVGANDGMLHAFDATLPTTKSDDVDVTPSPGNERWAYVPFTVYDKLSYLTPVSNFTFRPTVDGAPVTRDVFFSSGTNKGWHTILVGGLRLGGRGVYALDVTDAAASETDAKSKVLWEFNNTSKNAGGTVVGANLGYTYGRPNIGRLANGKWVVLVPSGYFPSDTASKPYDKYANDAAAKRTQSSLFVLDAQSGELIKELVTPTGTTSYGLTTPVLGDYENDQIDDVAFAGDLVGNLWRFDLTNSDPNKWSVSLLYQPNGDGTAGKPGPEDQPITVMPRLFPDPTSPYFMVVFGTGKYLSASDNTATDATKVQSVYGIRDRGPGSTNTVAGRSTLVAQTLVESNNARGLTRSPVPATTQDGTAIDGWYIDLKTTSGGTQTNKGERVVVDATALFDSGRAIITSLIPGNDDPCNPVRRGAILVVDAATGGAATGVNVGSGTFGSGYAAAGIRVENVPISGSLPAATAIGGGKIALPGLTMDSGGGGGSDDDGASFHVDDAVWRRRSWRELNNGL; this is translated from the coding sequence ATGTCCGCGACATCCAAATTTCAGGGATTCGGCGCCTTCGTCGCGACGCTGGCGCTGTGCGCCTTGGCGGCGCCGATGGGGATTGCTTACGCGACCACGACGGACCTGGCCACCACGCCGCCGGACGTCGCGGTCAGCGTCGCTCCGAATATCGCGGTGACGTTTGACGATTCGGGTTCGATGGGCGCGACGCACTTGCCGGATGGGCTGGATTCCTTGCTCCCTACCAATAACAGGGGTAATCCAAGTGGCGACGTGACGACGAAATACTATTTCTCCGCCAATAGCAATTCCCAGTATTACAACCCCAACATCGTCTATCAGCCGCCACTGAAATCCGATGGCGTCACACGGTTTCCGGATTCCTCATACACAAGCGCACCTCGCGATGGCATTTGCTACGAGATAAAGGGTTCGGCAAGCGCGTGTATTGGAGGCACCGGTAGCGGATTCTTGGTCGATCTCTCAAAGGATTTTCGTACCGCATTCGCTAATCAGACCGGATCTGGCCGCAATGCGAGTCAGACCGGCCTTTGGAACATCAGTACTACCATCGGCGACGCAGGAGGTTTCTATTACTCGTGCCCGACCGTGAACAGCAGCACGAACTGCACGCTCGTAAAAATTCCGAGCACCCAGCAGAAGAATTTTGCGAACTGGTACAGCTACTACCGCACCCGCAACCTTTCCTCGCGAAGCGCCATCGCCAATGTGTTCTCCACGTTGAAGTCGAATATCCGAGTGGTCTGGCAGACCATCAATACGGGTACGAAACTAGTGAAGGGTACAACCCGGTTCGATCCGTTCGCGGGTGACGCCCGGACATCGTTCTTCAACTGGCTATACGCCGTGGCCAACAGCGGCGGTACGGAATCCCGCTCGAGGATTGACGCTGCGGGTCAGATGTTTACTTACGGCAAAGGCGTAAATGACTCCACCAACCCCTATTGGGAGGTGGACCCAAGCGATTCAAACAAGGGAGCGGAGCTGAGCTGTCGCCTGAATTACAGCCTGTTGGTGACGGACGGCTATTGGAATCAATCGGCCAGCGGCCTCACGCCGTCGAACGACTATTCCCGTGGTGCGATCTCTTTGCCGGACGGCGTGACTTATCCTGGCAACGGCGGTAGCGTGGCATCGAAGATATTCTGGAACGTCCCCGTCTCGGGACTGACATCGATGGCCGACCTTGCCCTCTACTATTGGGCCACCAACCTGCGCCCGGATTTCAAGAAGGCCGACGGTACCGCGAAGCTCGATGTGCCGCCGTCTATCACGGATTACACCGACCAGAACGGCAAGCCGGTTGCATGGGACGGCATCAGCACGATGCCAGCCTCGATCTATTTCAATCCGGCGAACGACGTGGCCACCTGGCCGCACGTGGTCCAGTACATGATCGCGCTTGGCATCAGTGGCCAGCTCAATTATCCGGGCGACTATGCGCAGCTCCGCGCCGGTACCAAACAATGGCCTGCTGCTTCGACCAAGACCAATACCGAACCCACGAATCTCGACGACACCTGGCGCGCTGCCATCAACAGCCGCGGTCAGTACTTCAGCGCACGCGATCCCGCAACGCTCTCGACGGCATTGCAGACCCTGTTGACCCGCATCCTCGGTCGCAACAGCTCGGGTGCTCCGGGCGCGCTGAGCAGCTCCGTGCTGACCGGCGATGGCGTGGTGTATGAAACCGGTTACAACAGCGCCAATTACAGTGGCTCGCTCAAGGCCAAGACCGTCGATGTCGACGGTAACGTGAGCACCAATGCGTTGTGGAGCGCCGGCGACCTGCTGACGGCGCGCGCCAAGGCGGGCGACAACCGCGTGATTTTCACCAGCACGGCGGTGGGGGCGGGGAACGGTGCGGCCTTCACCAGCACGGGAGCCGGTACTGCCCTGAAGGCGGTCGACTCGACGATCGACGGCAACATGATCGCCTACCTTCGTGGCGATACCACCAACGAGGGGACGTTGTTCCGTGTGCGTGCATCGACGCTCGGGGCGATCATCAATTCCCAGGTCGCATACGTCGGTGCCCCTTCGGGTGGCTATAAGGATGCCTATCCGACGGGTGCTCCCGAGATGGAAACGGGCAACGATGGCGCCCTGAAGTACAGCTACGAGAAGTTCGTCAACGATCACCTGAAACGCGCGCCGACCATTTACGTTGGCGCGAACGACGGCATGCTGCACGCGTTCGACGCGACGCTCCCGACGACCAAGAGCGACGACGTCGACGTGACGCCCTCGCCGGGCAACGAACGCTGGGCCTATGTGCCGTTTACCGTTTACGACAAGCTCAGCTACCTCACGCCGGTCTCGAATTTTACCTTCCGGCCGACGGTGGACGGTGCGCCGGTGACACGCGATGTCTTCTTTAGCAGCGGTACCAACAAGGGCTGGCATACGATCCTCGTTGGCGGGCTCCGCCTCGGCGGCCGCGGTGTGTACGCCCTCGATGTCACCGACGCGGCCGCGTCGGAGACGGACGCGAAGTCCAAGGTGCTCTGGGAGTTCAACAACACCAGCAAGAACGCCGGCGGCACGGTCGTAGGCGCGAACCTCGGCTACACCTATGGGCGGCCGAACATCGGCCGCCTGGCCAACGGCAAGTGGGTGGTGCTCGTCCCCTCGGGCTATTTCCCGTCCGACACGGCCAGCAAGCCCTATGACAAGTACGCCAACGATGCCGCCGCCAAGCGCACGCAAAGCTCGCTGTTCGTCCTGGACGCGCAGTCGGGCGAGCTCATCAAGGAGCTGGTGACGCCCACTGGCACGACCAGTTACGGCCTGACCACGCCCGTCCTCGGCGACTACGAAAACGACCAGATCGACGACGTGGCTTTCGCCGGCGACCTCGTCGGCAATCTCTGGCGCTTCGACCTGACCAACTCGGATCCGAACAAGTGGAGCGTCTCGCTCCTCTACCAGCCCAATGGCGACGGCACCGCTGGCAAGCCGGGTCCGGAAGATCAGCCCATCACGGTCATGCCTCGTCTGTTCCCGGACCCGACGTCCCCCTACTTCATGGTGGTCTTCGGCACGGGCAAATACTTGAGCGCGTCCGATAACACGGCGACGGATGCGACCAAGGTACAGTCGGTCTACGGCATCCGCGACCGCGGCCCGGGCAGCACGAATACGGTGGCGGGGCGTTCCACGCTCGTCGCGCAGACCCTGGTGGAATCGAACAACGCGCGCGGGCTGACCCGGTCGCCCGTGCCGGCTACGACTCAGGACGGTACCGCCATCGACGGCTGGTACATCGACCTGAAAACCACCTCGGGCGGAACGCAGACCAATAAGGGTGAGCGCGTGGTGGTGGATGCGACGGCGCTGTTCGACAGCGGCCGCGCCATCATCACGAGCCTGATCCCGGGCAACGACGATCCCTGCAATCCGGTCCGCCGCGGTGCCATCCTGGTGGTCGACGCGGCCACGGGCGGCGCGGCCACCGGCGTGAACGTGGGCTCGGGTACATTCGGCTCCGGTTACGCCGCCGCGGGCATCCGCGTGGAGAACGTGCCGATCTCGGGCTCGCTGCCCGCGGCGACGGCCATCGGTGGCGGTAAGATCGCCCTGCCTGGGCTTACCATGGACAGTGGCGGTGGCGGTGGCAGCGACGATGACGGTGCCTCGTTCCATGTCGACGACGCGGTCTGGCGCCGCCGTTCCTGGCGGGAGCTCAATAATGGTCTGTAA
- a CDS encoding PilW family protein — protein sequence MTLFRSSRRVRGVTLVELMVALVLGLIVAGGIVTVFLSTSSSNRAQTQLARLQEEGRFAVTRIASDLKMAGAQYCSGTSGVATVADKSGVALDSLRSPTVLAKDLTFPQNTTPWGDPYPAKPTAAYSLPSFFYMRGFDCTKSTCAPDSPPTADDGVPAMGDKVGDRVKGAAVLQLRYVDSGRGWAIGGASTVVGNNGLISSIHIEPKTALGEAKLDGIADNEFMMLADCSTAQIFQTTGNPDFVPVDTAGNFSAPRALTPQSAPRFFRMKTDFRTITYFLQVVSDDGTETGAKTGALMRCDSGNTPACQELVRGTERLDFTYGIEDANGLLHYLTADEVDSRAANTIDCPTGPPGSTATDQGCLWRALKTVEVNLLMDGQAPLYTLQGPDIAYAYSPEGNTTPKAPDDRGDNGIAPSEQGFPNQMLRRQFGTLVMMRNYNP from the coding sequence ATGACTCTGTTCCGTTCCTCGCGGCGCGTCCGCGGCGTCACCCTGGTCGAGTTGATGGTGGCGCTGGTGCTCGGCCTCATCGTCGCCGGTGGCATCGTCACGGTGTTCCTTTCCACATCGTCGAGCAACCGCGCGCAGACCCAGCTCGCGCGCCTGCAGGAAGAAGGGCGCTTCGCGGTCACGCGTATCGCCAGCGACCTGAAGATGGCCGGCGCACAGTACTGCAGCGGCACCAGCGGTGTAGCCACGGTGGCCGACAAGAGCGGTGTCGCGCTCGATTCCCTGCGCTCGCCGACGGTGCTCGCCAAGGATCTCACCTTCCCGCAGAACACCACGCCCTGGGGCGATCCGTACCCGGCGAAACCCACGGCGGCCTATTCGTTGCCCTCGTTCTTCTACATGCGCGGCTTCGACTGCACGAAGAGCACCTGCGCCCCCGACAGCCCGCCAACGGCGGACGACGGCGTCCCCGCGATGGGCGACAAGGTCGGCGACCGCGTGAAGGGCGCGGCGGTGTTGCAGTTGCGCTACGTGGATTCGGGCCGCGGCTGGGCCATCGGTGGCGCGAGTACGGTCGTCGGCAACAACGGCCTGATCAGCTCCATCCACATCGAGCCGAAGACCGCCCTTGGCGAGGCGAAGCTCGATGGTATCGCCGACAATGAATTCATGATGCTGGCCGACTGCTCCACCGCGCAGATCTTCCAGACCACGGGCAATCCGGACTTCGTGCCGGTGGACACCGCAGGCAACTTCTCCGCGCCGCGCGCCCTCACGCCGCAGTCGGCCCCGCGGTTCTTCCGCATGAAGACCGATTTCCGCACCATCACCTATTTCCTCCAGGTGGTGAGCGACGACGGCACCGAGACCGGCGCCAAGACGGGTGCGCTCATGCGTTGCGACAGCGGCAACACGCCGGCCTGCCAGGAACTGGTGCGCGGCACCGAACGCCTCGACTTCACCTACGGCATCGAGGATGCGAACGGCCTCCTGCATTACCTGACCGCGGACGAAGTCGATTCGCGCGCCGCCAACACCATCGATTGCCCGACGGGACCGCCCGGTTCGACCGCGACCGACCAGGGTTGCCTCTGGCGCGCTCTGAAGACCGTGGAAGTGAACCTGCTGATGGACGGCCAGGCGCCGCTCTACACGCTGCAAGGCCCGGATATCGCCTACGCGTATTCGCCCGAGGGCAACACGACGCCGAAGGCGCCCGACGACCGCGGCGACAACGGCATCGCGCCGTCCGAACAGGGCTTCCCGAACCAGATGCTGCGCCGCCAGTTCGGCACGCTGGTCATGATGCGCAACTACAACCCGTAA
- the pilV gene encoding type IV pilus modification protein PilV: protein MIHVPSPRAQRGVSMIEVLVAVLIFTIGLIGLGGLLITATKSNASALVRTQVTFLANSMADRMRANPLGLWNAKYDSTNYPISGTLPVCDASKGCAPADVALRDQIVWSQQLKDSLPAVGPTSIQCVKGANPPDSSLYSKRPPYNGTCTMTITWAERGLTGGDDKVAAGNLQSFTWVFEP from the coding sequence GTGATCCACGTCCCGTCGCCGCGCGCGCAGCGCGGTGTGTCGATGATCGAAGTCCTGGTCGCGGTGCTGATCTTCACGATCGGCCTGATCGGCCTGGGCGGCCTTCTGATCACCGCCACGAAGTCCAATGCCTCCGCCCTCGTCCGCACGCAGGTCACGTTCCTGGCCAACAGCATGGCCGATCGCATGCGCGCCAATCCGCTCGGGTTGTGGAACGCGAAATACGATTCCACGAACTATCCGATCAGCGGCACGCTGCCCGTCTGCGACGCCAGCAAGGGCTGTGCCCCGGCGGACGTCGCCTTGCGCGACCAGATCGTGTGGAGCCAGCAGCTGAAGGACTCGCTGCCGGCGGTCGGACCGACCAGCATCCAGTGCGTCAAGGGAGCGAATCCCCCCGACTCGTCGCTGTATTCCAAACGTCCTCCCTATAACGGCACCTGCACGATGACGATCACCTGGGCCGAGCGTGGCCTCACCGGCGGCGACGACAAGGTCGCGGCCGGGAACCTGCAATCCTTTACCTGGGTGTTCGAGCCATGA
- the ispH gene encoding 4-hydroxy-3-methylbut-2-enyl diphosphate reductase, whose protein sequence is MDIVLANPRGFCAGVDRAIAIVERALESYGAPIYVRHEVVHNRYVVERLRADGAVFVEELDEVPDGSTVIFSAHGVPKSVREEADRRRLNVFDATCPLVTKVHMEVARLGRAGHDVVLIGHAGHPEVEGTMGQWNPANSGSIYLVESVEDVEALEPRQPDKLAFVTQTTLSVDDTIAIIGALRAKFATIEGPRKDDICYATQNRQDAVRRLADAVDLVLVVGSVNSSNSNRLKELAEKRGVTSHLIDGAEHIERSWLDGKSRIGVTAGASAPEKLVQEVIARLQSWGSGSVRELDGEAENITFALPKELRLAG, encoded by the coding sequence TTGGACATCGTCCTCGCCAATCCCCGCGGTTTCTGCGCCGGTGTCGATCGCGCCATCGCCATCGTCGAACGCGCCCTCGAATCCTATGGCGCGCCGATTTACGTGCGCCACGAAGTCGTGCACAACCGTTACGTCGTGGAGCGCCTGCGCGCCGACGGCGCGGTGTTCGTCGAGGAACTGGACGAGGTGCCGGACGGTTCCACGGTGATCTTCAGCGCCCACGGCGTGCCGAAGTCCGTACGCGAGGAGGCCGACCGCCGTCGCCTCAACGTGTTCGACGCCACCTGTCCGCTGGTGACGAAGGTGCACATGGAAGTCGCGCGCCTCGGCCGCGCCGGCCACGACGTGGTGCTGATCGGCCACGCTGGCCATCCCGAGGTGGAAGGCACCATGGGTCAGTGGAACCCGGCCAACAGCGGCAGCATCTACCTGGTCGAATCCGTGGAAGACGTCGAGGCGTTGGAGCCCCGGCAGCCGGACAAGCTGGCCTTCGTCACGCAGACCACGTTGTCGGTGGACGACACCATCGCCATCATCGGCGCGTTGCGCGCGAAGTTCGCGACCATCGAAGGCCCCCGCAAGGACGACATCTGCTACGCCACGCAGAACCGCCAGGACGCCGTGCGCCGCCTGGCCGACGCCGTGGACCTCGTGCTCGTCGTGGGTTCGGTCAACAGTTCCAACTCCAACCGCCTGAAGGAGCTGGCCGAGAAGCGGGGCGTCACCTCCCACCTGATCGACGGCGCCGAGCACATCGAGCGCAGCTGGCTGGACGGCAAGTCGCGCATCGGCGTCACCGCCGGCGCCTCGGCTCCCGAGAAGCTGGTCCAGGAGGTGATAGCCCGCCTGCAGTCCTGGGGCTCGGGCAGTGTCCGCGAACTCGACGGCGAGGCCGAGAACATCACCTTCGCGCTGCCGAAGGAACTGCGCCTGGCCGGTTGA
- a CDS encoding pilus assembly PilX family protein produces MNRHFDFNAPRRQQGVVLVVALIFLLLITMLAVSASGTSLLQQKLAGGLRNAQLAEWSAESAIRGVEWQLWRSSSSKSAQIQCGSGAYSSCYQYDPNAPATSKVQVFRNSTGWVTDGATEYDATDLTAASSDKTFGLGSNPYYIIEDLGLDLPQNSGPQHESGVTSSTGTGNTSTSRHLYRITARGMGNNSNAIRIIETTFAAKAE; encoded by the coding sequence ATGAACCGTCACTTCGATTTCAACGCTCCCCGCCGCCAGCAAGGCGTGGTGCTCGTCGTCGCCCTGATCTTCCTGCTGCTGATCACGATGCTCGCCGTCAGCGCCTCCGGCACGTCGCTGCTGCAGCAGAAGCTGGCCGGCGGTCTCCGCAATGCGCAGCTCGCCGAGTGGAGCGCCGAATCCGCCATCCGCGGCGTGGAATGGCAGCTATGGCGGTCGAGCTCGAGCAAGAGCGCGCAGATCCAGTGCGGCAGCGGCGCATACTCGAGCTGCTACCAGTACGATCCGAACGCACCCGCCACGTCCAAGGTCCAGGTCTTCCGCAATTCCACGGGTTGGGTGACCGATGGCGCCACGGAATACGACGCCACGGACCTCACTGCGGCGAGCTCGGACAAGACGTTTGGGCTGGGCAGCAATCCTTATTACATCATCGAGGACCTGGGCCTCGACCTGCCGCAGAACTCCGGTCCGCAGCATGAGTCCGGCGTGACTTCCTCCACCGGTACGGGCAATACCAGCACCAGCCGTCACCTTTACCGGATCACCGCGCGTGGCATGGGCAACAATTCCAACGCCATCCGCATCATCGAAACCACGTTTGCCGCGAAGGCCGAATGA